A portion of the Cyanobacteriota bacterium genome contains these proteins:
- a CDS encoding response regulator — protein MAVPVPVQRTVCDRCLYRQFPHDIMLDPQPAVVKGDILVVDDTPDNLRLLSTMLTEQGYKVRSAISGAIALMGVNASPPDLILLDINMPEMDGYQVCQALKANEVTHDIPVIFVSAYNEVLDKVKSFAVGGVDYITKPFQMEEVVARIDCHLSLWRLQQQLQQQQLELQHQNARLQQEIAERQQAEQALKQAEAKYRSIVENAVEGIYQVTPNGKYISANPSLARILGYGSPSELMQQVTNVSQQLYVEPSRLAELAAYLQRYDVISEFESQVYCKDGSTIWIAENVRCVRDDEGNVLYYEGMVQDVSDRRQTEVELRQERQKTERLLLNILPQPIAQRLKGKPQTIADNFEDVTVLFADIVDFTQLSAHTSPTQLIDLLNEIFSAFDQIAERYGLEKVKTIGDAYMAAAGLPMPRADHAQAVAEAALAMQQAITNFHYGEQQSFQLRIGINTGPVIAGVIGMKKFAYDLWGDTVNVASRMESQGEAGKIQVTDTVYDRLKEHFSFEKRGSIAVKGKGMMTTYWLTGKLPTPASSDGD, from the coding sequence ATGGCTGTTCCTGTACCTGTTCAGCGAACTGTCTGTGACCGATGCTTATATCGTCAGTTTCCCCACGACATCATGTTAGACCCCCAACCAGCCGTAGTTAAAGGCGATATTTTGGTAGTAGATGATACACCAGACAATTTGCGCCTGCTGTCTACAATGCTGACGGAGCAAGGTTATAAGGTGCGGAGTGCTATTAGTGGCGCGATCGCCCTCATGGGAGTGAATGCATCGCCGCCTGATTTAATCTTGCTAGATATCAACATGCCCGAAATGGATGGCTATCAGGTATGTCAAGCTCTAAAAGCCAATGAGGTTACTCATGATATTCCAGTCATCTTCGTTAGCGCCTACAACGAGGTGCTAGACAAAGTCAAGTCCTTTGCGGTTGGGGGCGTAGACTATATCACCAAGCCCTTCCAAATGGAGGAAGTGGTTGCACGAATTGATTGTCATCTATCTCTGTGGCGGTTGCAGCAACAATTGCAACAACAGCAACTTGAGTTGCAGCATCAAAACGCTCGCCTGCAACAAGAAATTGCTGAACGACAGCAAGCAGAGCAAGCACTGAAACAAGCAGAGGCTAAATATCGCAGCATTGTTGAAAACGCCGTTGAAGGTATTTATCAGGTCACACCCAACGGTAAGTATATTAGTGCTAATCCTTCCCTAGCCAGAATTTTAGGGTATGGCTCCCCATCTGAGTTGATGCAACAGGTTACCAATGTTAGTCAACAACTGTATGTAGAGCCAAGTCGCTTGGCAGAGTTAGCAGCATATTTGCAACGATATGACGTGATTTCTGAATTTGAGTCTCAGGTTTATTGTAAAGATGGCTCTACCATTTGGATTGCTGAGAATGTCCGTTGTGTGCGGGATGATGAGGGCAATGTGTTGTACTACGAGGGGATGGTGCAGGATGTTAGCGATCGTCGTCAAACTGAGGTGGAACTACGCCAAGAGCGCCAAAAAACAGAGCGTCTGTTGTTGAACATTCTGCCCCAGCCAATCGCTCAACGGTTAAAGGGCAAGCCTCAGACAATCGCCGATAACTTTGAAGATGTCACGGTGTTGTTCGCTGATATTGTGGACTTTACCCAACTGTCTGCCCATACTTCTCCGACGCAACTAATTGACTTGCTCAACGAAATCTTTTCAGCCTTTGATCAAATTGCAGAACGCTATGGTCTAGAAAAGGTGAAAACGATCGGAGATGCTTACATGGCGGCCGCTGGTTTGCCCATGCCCCGTGCAGACCATGCGCAGGCTGTAGCAGAAGCCGCCTTAGCAATGCAACAAGCTATCACTAACTTTCACTATGGTGAACAGCAAAGCTTTCAACTACGGATTGGCATCAACACTGGGCCTGTGATTGCCGGGGTGATTGGCATGAAAAAGTTTGCCTATGACCTCTGGGGCGATACGGTCAATGTGGCTAGTCGCATGGAGTCTCAGGGTGAGGCAGGCAAAATCCAAGTAACTGATACGGTGTACGATCGACTAAAGGAACACTTTAGCTTCGAGAAACGTGGCTCTATTGCTGTCAAAGGCAAGGGCATGATGACTACCTACTGGCTAACAGGTAAGCTGCCAACCCCTGCCTCTAGTGACGGCGATTAG